A genomic region of Herbaspirillum sp. DW155 contains the following coding sequences:
- a CDS encoding MoxR family ATPase, with amino-acid sequence MPDHSAAPATPIKFSGSEHYVATDDLKLAVNAALTLQRPLLIKGEPGTGKTMLAEEVAAALGRPLLQWHIKSTTKAQQGLYEYDAVSRLRDSQLGDERVKDIHNYIVKGVLWQAFTAEEPVVLLIDEIDKADIEFPNDLLREIDRMEFYVYETRELVRAKHRPLVVITSNNEKELPDAFLRRCFFHYIKFPDKQTMQQIVDVHFPHIKRDLLARALDAFYQVRDVPGIKKKPSTSELIDWLKLLMAEDIPPEALHNPDNKAVVPPLHGALLKNEQDVHLFERLVFMSRNHR; translated from the coding sequence ATGCCAGATCATTCCGCCGCGCCCGCCACCCCGATCAAATTTTCCGGCAGTGAGCACTACGTCGCCACCGATGACCTCAAGCTGGCGGTCAATGCCGCCCTCACCCTGCAACGCCCGCTGCTCATCAAGGGCGAGCCCGGCACCGGCAAGACCATGCTGGCCGAGGAAGTGGCGGCCGCACTGGGCCGTCCGCTGCTACAGTGGCACATCAAGTCCACCACCAAGGCCCAGCAGGGTCTCTATGAATACGATGCCGTCTCGCGCCTGCGCGATTCGCAGCTGGGCGACGAACGCGTCAAGGACATCCACAACTACATCGTCAAGGGCGTGCTGTGGCAAGCCTTCACGGCCGAGGAACCGGTGGTGCTGCTGATCGACGAGATCGACAAGGCCGACATCGAATTCCCCAACGATCTGTTGCGCGAGATCGACCGCATGGAGTTCTACGTCTACGAGACGCGCGAGCTGGTGCGCGCAAAGCATCGTCCGCTGGTGGTCATCACCTCCAACAACGAGAAGGAGCTGCCGGATGCCTTCCTGCGCCGCTGCTTTTTCCACTACATCAAGTTCCCGGACAAGCAGACCATGCAGCAGATCGTCGACGTGCACTTCCCGCACATCAAGCGCGACCTGCTGGCACGGGCGCTGGATGCTTTCTATCAGGTGCGCGACGTACCGGGCATCAAGAAGAAGCCCTCGACCTCGGAACTGATCGACTGGCTCAAGCTGCTCATGGCCGAAGACATCCCGCCCGAGGCCCTGCACAACCCCGACAACAAGGCCGTGGTGCCGCCGCTGCACGGTGCGCTGCTCAAGAACGAGCAGGATGTGCACCTGTTCGAGCGCCTGGTCTTCATGTCGCGCAACCACCGCTGA
- a CDS encoding DUF1841 family protein produces MFTPSQHDVRRFFCEAYRKHQGNQVLTPLEAIARDWILQHPEYHDALRDVEEALAADYSVERGQSNPFLHLSMHLSITEQISIDQPPGIRGAFQLLAQRRGSEHEAHHEIMEALGEMIWNAQRNGLPPDGAAYIENIKRRAQG; encoded by the coding sequence ATGTTCACGCCGTCCCAGCACGATGTCCGCCGCTTCTTCTGCGAAGCCTACCGCAAGCACCAGGGCAACCAGGTGCTCACGCCCCTGGAAGCCATCGCCCGCGACTGGATCCTGCAGCACCCCGAATACCACGATGCCCTGCGCGACGTCGAAGAAGCGCTGGCGGCCGACTATTCGGTCGAACGCGGCCAGAGCAATCCCTTTTTGCATCTGTCGATGCACCTGTCGATCACGGAACAGATTTCCATCGACCAGCCTCCCGGCATCCGTGGCGCCTTCCAGCTGCTGGCGCAGCGCCGCGGCTCGGAGCATGAGGCCCATCACGAGATCATGGAAGCCCTGGGCGAAATGATCTGGAATGCCCAGCGCAATGGCTTGCCGCCGGATGGGGCGGCTTATATCGAGAATATCAAGCGGCGGGCGCAGGGCTGA
- a CDS encoding branched-chain amino acid ABC transporter substrate-binding protein: MSCWCAQGASAAPASDALGDGEQTLAIGFAGPLSGPSMSVGRSMRNGVQLALDEANRRGLIIGGKRYRLKLVSQDDRADPATAEYVARYLVGQHVIGVVGHWTSGTSLVAAPVYHAAGVIQVTPSAMSRKLTALSYPRIFRTIPNNESIGRWSARYAVGKLAARTVVTIDDRTPFGQGLAEQFAREVEAQGGKVLARYNVSDKTSDFNAPLLQARQLKPDLIFFGGLDWQAAVLARSIRRLQLDARLMASPGTLGLPFLMGAGMDANGALVLEPGPPQDKMPGWKTFRQRYSESFDSDMDLYAVFAYEAAQSIILGLRHAGSTDPDAVARAMHRLRFEGVSGPVAFNEEGDLLNPTFTLYEVQDQRWVPIARMHGLAR; the protein is encoded by the coding sequence ATGTCGTGCTGGTGCGCCCAGGGCGCCAGCGCGGCACCGGCCAGCGATGCGCTGGGTGACGGGGAGCAGACGCTGGCCATTGGCTTTGCCGGCCCCTTGAGCGGTCCTTCCATGAGCGTGGGCCGCAGCATGCGCAATGGCGTGCAGCTGGCGCTGGACGAGGCCAACCGGCGCGGCCTCATCATCGGGGGCAAGCGTTACCGGCTCAAGCTGGTTTCCCAGGACGACCGCGCCGATCCCGCCACGGCAGAGTATGTGGCGCGCTATCTGGTCGGCCAGCACGTCATCGGCGTGGTGGGGCATTGGACCAGCGGCACCAGTCTGGTGGCCGCGCCGGTCTACCATGCCGCCGGCGTGATCCAGGTGACCCCCTCGGCGATGAGCCGCAAGCTGACGGCGCTCTCGTATCCACGCATCTTTCGCACCATTCCCAATAACGAAAGCATAGGCCGCTGGTCGGCGCGCTATGCCGTGGGCAAGCTGGCCGCACGTACGGTGGTGACCATCGATGACCGCACTCCCTTCGGCCAGGGTCTGGCCGAGCAGTTCGCCCGCGAAGTGGAGGCGCAGGGCGGCAAGGTGCTGGCGCGCTACAACGTCAGCGACAAGACCTCCGATTTCAACGCGCCGCTGCTGCAGGCCCGCCAACTCAAGCCTGACCTGATCTTCTTTGGTGGCCTGGACTGGCAGGCGGCTGTGCTGGCCAGGTCGATCCGGCGTCTGCAGCTCGATGCGCGGCTGATGGCCTCGCCGGGTACGCTGGGATTGCCCTTCCTGATGGGCGCCGGGATGGATGCCAATGGCGCCCTGGTGCTGGAGCCGGGGCCGCCGCAGGACAAGATGCCGGGCTGGAAGACTTTCCGCCAGCGTTACAGCGAAAGCTTCGATTCGGACATGGACCTCTATGCCGTCTTCGCCTATGAAGCGGCGCAATCCATCATCCTCGGCCTGCGCCATGCCGGCAGTACTGATCCGGATGCCGTCGCCCGGGCGATGCACCGGCTGCGTTTCGAGGGGGTGAGCGGACCGGTGGCCTTCAATGAGGAAGGCGACCTGCTCAACCCGACTTTTACCCTGTATGAAGTTCAGGACCAGCGCTGGGTGCCGATAGCGCGCATGCACGGCCTTGCGCGCTAG
- a CDS encoding VWA domain-containing protein, with product MLIDFFYTVKQAGVPASIKEFLTLLEAMDKQVISPSLDEFYYLSRLTLVKDEAHFDKFDRAFGAYFKGIDTLFEKRPEIPLEWLVRQLQRELTPEQKAAIEKFGYDKLMDRLKQLLEEQKERHEGGSKWIGTGGVSPFGHGGYNPEGIRIGGKGGQRSAVKVWEEREYQDYDGERELGTRNIKVALRRLRRFAREGLDEELALDDTIRATASNAGYLDIRMQPERKNKIKVLMLFDVGGSMDDHIARTEELFSAARTEFKNMEFFYFHNCVYDYLWKNNRRRHAERFPTWDVLRKYTPDTKLIFVGDATMSPYEIMQPGGAVEYNNAEAGAEWLQRFTSSFPHFVWLNPEPEGVWQYRQSITLIRQLMNGRMFPLTMNGLEGAMRLLSK from the coding sequence ATGCTGATCGATTTCTTCTACACCGTGAAACAGGCTGGCGTGCCGGCCTCCATCAAGGAATTCCTGACCCTGCTGGAGGCGATGGACAAGCAGGTCATCTCGCCTTCACTGGATGAGTTCTACTATCTCTCGCGCCTGACACTGGTGAAGGATGAGGCGCATTTCGACAAGTTCGACCGTGCCTTTGGCGCCTACTTCAAGGGCATCGACACCCTCTTCGAGAAGCGGCCGGAGATTCCGCTGGAATGGCTGGTCAGGCAATTGCAGCGCGAGCTTACGCCCGAGCAGAAGGCCGCGATAGAGAAGTTCGGCTATGACAAGCTGATGGATCGCCTGAAGCAATTGCTGGAAGAACAGAAGGAACGCCACGAAGGCGGCAGCAAATGGATCGGCACCGGTGGCGTTTCGCCTTTCGGCCACGGTGGTTACAACCCGGAGGGCATCCGTATCGGCGGCAAGGGTGGCCAGCGCAGTGCAGTGAAGGTGTGGGAAGAACGCGAATATCAGGACTACGACGGCGAACGCGAACTCGGCACGCGCAACATCAAGGTGGCGCTGCGCCGCCTGCGCCGCTTTGCACGGGAAGGACTGGACGAAGAACTGGCACTGGACGACACCATCCGCGCCACGGCCAGCAATGCCGGTTACCTGGACATCCGCATGCAACCCGAGCGCAAGAACAAGATCAAGGTGCTGATGCTCTTTGACGTGGGCGGGTCCATGGATGACCACATCGCCCGCACCGAGGAACTGTTCTCGGCCGCGCGGACCGAGTTCAAGAACATGGAGTTCTTCTACTTCCACAACTGCGTCTATGACTACCTGTGGAAGAACAACCGCCGCCGCCACGCCGAGCGTTTCCCGACCTGGGACGTGCTGCGCAAGTACACGCCGGACACCAAGCTCATCTTCGTGGGCGATGCCACCATGAGCCCCTACGAAATCATGCAGCCTGGCGGCGCGGTGGAATACAACAATGCCGAAGCGGGTGCCGAGTGGCTGCAACGCTTTACCAGCAGCTTCCCGCATTTCGTCTGGCTCAATCCCGAACCGGAAGGGGTATGGCAATACCGGCAATCGATCACCCTGATCCGCCAGCTCATGAACGGGCGCATGTTCCCGCTGAC
- the nth gene encoding endonuclease III, with translation MNPTKRREIFERLRQANPTPTTELEYTTPFELLIAVLLSAQATDVSVNKATRKLYPVANTPEAIYRLGVDQLMPYIQTIGLYRTKAKNVIETCRILIEQHGGQVPESREALEALPGVGRKTANVVLNTAFGHPTIAVDTHIFRVSNRTGIAPGKDVDEVERKLIKFVAPEFRQDAHHWLILHGRYTCIARKPQCWNCIIADLCEFKQKTPLPAKGV, from the coding sequence ATGAATCCGACCAAACGCCGCGAGATCTTCGAGCGCCTGCGCCAGGCCAATCCCACCCCCACCACCGAACTGGAATACACCACCCCGTTCGAGCTGCTGATCGCCGTGCTGCTCTCGGCCCAGGCCACCGACGTCTCGGTCAACAAGGCCACGCGCAAGCTCTACCCGGTGGCCAACACGCCCGAGGCGATCTACCGCCTGGGGGTGGACCAGCTCATGCCCTACATCCAGACCATCGGCCTGTACCGTACCAAGGCCAAGAACGTCATCGAAACCTGCCGCATCCTGATCGAGCAGCATGGCGGCCAGGTGCCGGAGTCGCGCGAGGCGCTGGAAGCCCTGCCCGGCGTGGGCCGCAAGACGGCCAACGTGGTGTTGAATACCGCCTTCGGCCATCCCACCATCGCGGTGGATACGCACATCTTCCGGGTGTCCAACCGCACCGGCATTGCACCGGGCAAGGACGTCGATGAGGTCGAGCGCAAGCTGATCAAGTTCGTCGCGCCGGAATTTCGTCAGGATGCGCACCACTGGCTGATCCTGCACGGGCGCTACACCTGCATCGCGCGCAAGCCGCAGTGCTGGAACTGCATCATTGCCGACCTGTGCGAATTCAAGCAGAAAACGCCACTTCCGGCCAAGGGCGTCTGA
- a CDS encoding GNAT family protein produces MQFLSPITLKGQFATVEPLHPEHHDALIAAVSDGKLWKLWYTAIPKPENMRAEIERRLHLQQQGSMLPFVIRRNDTGALCGMTTYMNADVTHRRVEIGSTWYAASAQRTGINTECKLMLLTHAFEDMHCIAVEFRTHWMNQQSRAAIARLGAKQDGVLRNHQRMPDGSYRDTVVFSIIESEWPTVRRHLQFKLGR; encoded by the coding sequence ATGCAATTCCTCTCGCCGATCACCTTGAAGGGCCAGTTCGCCACCGTCGAGCCGCTACATCCCGAGCATCACGATGCCCTCATTGCCGCCGTCTCGGACGGCAAGCTGTGGAAGCTCTGGTACACCGCCATCCCCAAGCCGGAGAACATGCGCGCCGAGATCGAACGCCGCCTGCATCTGCAGCAGCAAGGCAGCATGCTGCCCTTCGTGATCCGCCGCAACGATACCGGCGCGCTGTGCGGCATGACCACCTACATGAATGCCGATGTCACCCATCGCCGCGTGGAAATCGGCTCCACCTGGTACGCCGCCAGCGCCCAGCGCACCGGCATCAATACCGAGTGCAAGCTGATGCTGCTGACCCACGCCTTCGAGGACATGCACTGCATCGCCGTGGAGTTCCGCACCCACTGGATGAACCAGCAATCGCGCGCGGCCATTGCGCGGCTGGGGGCCAAGCAGGATGGCGTCCTGCGCAACCACCAGCGCATGCCGGACGGTTCTTACCGCGATACGGTGGTGTTTTCCATCATCGAATCGGAATGGCCGACGGTGCGTCGTCATCTCCAGTTCAAGCTGGGCCGCTGA
- a CDS encoding nucleotidyl transferase AbiEii/AbiGii toxin family protein, with protein sequence MAMASCMFERPHHRRIAQLLSSLDADFLLACGCYFGGGTAIVLMLDEYRESLDVDFLCSSQDGYRALRNTITNASLGAMLRAPVELAREVRADRYGIRTFVKVDGVAVKFEVVSEGRIAVAGGMNARLGVPVLSREDMYAEKLLANADRWGDKSALSRDLIDLALMIQHWGIIPAAAWDKARLAYGQSIDVAYDKALGLIADPAYLAACLQKMHMDQGLVARIPDLLQRARPGQTAV encoded by the coding sequence ATGGCCATGGCATCCTGCATGTTTGAGCGACCCCATCATCGCCGTATCGCGCAGCTGCTTTCTTCCCTGGATGCTGATTTCCTGCTGGCCTGCGGCTGTTATTTTGGGGGCGGCACGGCCATTGTCCTGATGCTGGATGAGTATCGGGAATCCTTGGATGTGGATTTTCTCTGCAGTTCGCAAGACGGATACCGTGCATTGCGCAACACCATTACCAATGCCTCCCTGGGTGCCATGCTGCGAGCGCCTGTGGAGCTGGCCAGAGAGGTGCGTGCGGATCGCTATGGCATCCGGACCTTCGTCAAGGTCGATGGCGTGGCGGTCAAGTTCGAGGTGGTCAGCGAGGGTCGTATTGCCGTTGCAGGCGGTATGAATGCGCGACTGGGCGTTCCTGTCCTTTCACGCGAGGACATGTATGCCGAAAAGCTGTTGGCCAACGCTGACCGCTGGGGCGATAAATCCGCCTTGAGCCGTGACCTGATCGATCTGGCATTGATGATCCAGCATTGGGGCATCATTCCGGCAGCAGCCTGGGACAAGGCGCGTCTGGCCTATGGCCAGAGCATCGATGTTGCTTATGACAAGGCATTGGGATTGATTGCAGATCCTGCCTATCTTGCAGCTTGCCTGCAGAAGATGCATATGGATCAGGGGCTGGTGGCGCGCATTCCTGATCTCCTGCAGCGCGCACGTCCTGGTCAAACGGCGGTTTGA
- the rsxB gene encoding electron transport complex subunit RsxB — MPPSATTATTASATLADRLEDLLPQTQCTKCGYPACRPYAEAMAEGRAAYNQCPPGGAEGVARLAQVLGQPVIPLNPANGSEQPRRLAVIDEAICIGCTLCIQACPVDAIAGAAKQMHTVIESLCTGCDLCVAPCPVDCISMVEATPGRTGWQAWSQEQADAARARHDWRTLRLKRDKEENDARLAAKAAAKLKEVEAAAAGTPEEQAELARKKAIIQAAMERARLKKLQAEQASTPTDSQQP, encoded by the coding sequence GTGCCGCCATCCGCCACCACCGCCACCACTGCCTCAGCCACCCTGGCCGACCGCCTCGAAGACCTGCTGCCGCAAACCCAATGCACCAAGTGCGGCTATCCGGCCTGCCGTCCCTATGCCGAAGCGATGGCCGAAGGCCGCGCCGCCTACAACCAGTGTCCGCCCGGCGGTGCCGAAGGCGTGGCGCGGCTGGCGCAGGTGCTGGGGCAGCCGGTGATCCCTTTGAATCCCGCCAACGGCAGTGAACAGCCGCGCCGCCTGGCGGTGATCGATGAAGCCATCTGCATCGGCTGCACACTGTGCATCCAGGCCTGCCCGGTCGATGCGATTGCGGGAGCGGCCAAGCAGATGCATACCGTGATCGAGTCGCTGTGCACCGGCTGCGACCTGTGCGTGGCGCCCTGCCCGGTCGACTGCATCAGCATGGTCGAGGCCACGCCGGGCCGCACCGGCTGGCAGGCCTGGAGCCAGGAGCAGGCCGACGCCGCGCGCGCGCGCCACGACTGGCGCACCCTGCGCCTGAAGCGCGACAAGGAAGAAAACGATGCCCGCCTGGCCGCCAAGGCCGCCGCCAAACTGAAGGAAGTGGAAGCGGCTGCAGCCGGCACACCCGAGGAGCAAGCCGAACTGGCCCGCAAGAAAGCCATCATCCAGGCCGCCATGGAGCGCGCGCGCCTGAAAAAACTGCAGGCCGAACAAGCCAGCACCCCGACCGACAGCCAACAGCCATGA
- a CDS encoding cytochrome c — protein sequence MKNNLIALSLLAATALLSQAAGAADVANGRALVEKYNCASCHGKDYNSPIDPGYPKLAGQHADYLKHALTAYRRGDTAMNGRNNAIMSAQAKPLTDRDINDIAAYLHSLPGSLVVRK from the coding sequence ATGAAGAACAACCTGATTGCCCTGTCGCTGCTGGCCGCCACGGCCCTGCTGTCGCAAGCGGCCGGCGCCGCCGACGTGGCCAATGGCCGCGCGCTGGTGGAGAAGTACAACTGCGCCTCCTGCCACGGCAAGGACTACAACTCGCCCATCGATCCGGGCTATCCCAAGCTGGCCGGCCAGCACGCCGACTACCTCAAGCACGCCCTGACCGCCTACCGCCGTGGCGACACCGCCATGAACGGGCGCAACAACGCCATCATGTCGGCCCAGGCCAAGCCCCTGACCGACCGCGACATCAACGACATCGCCGCTTATCTGCACAGCCTGCCGGGGAGCCTGGTGGTGCGCAAGTAA
- a CDS encoding cytochrome c, whose translation MKKHIVFLALSGVLASASAADIVGNAKAAENKISNCIGCHGIPGYKASYPEVYQVPMLGGQSARYIENALRAYQKGERKHPSMMGVAATLSDQDIADLAAYYSQQK comes from the coding sequence ATGAAAAAACACATCGTGTTTCTTGCCTTGTCTGGCGTGCTTGCCAGTGCGTCCGCGGCGGACATCGTTGGCAATGCCAAGGCTGCCGAAAACAAAATCTCCAACTGCATCGGTTGCCACGGCATTCCTGGCTACAAGGCCAGCTATCCCGAGGTCTATCAGGTGCCGATGCTGGGTGGCCAGTCCGCCAGGTACATCGAAAACGCGCTGCGTGCCTACCAGAAGGGGGAGCGCAAGCATCCTTCCATGATGGGCGTGGCCGCCACGCTGTCGGATCAGGATATCGCCGACCTGGCCGCCTACTATTCGCAGCAGAAGTAA
- a CDS encoding site-specific recombinase, giving the protein MKFLFFKMLVVWRRMRHGMQARYMDRHDVGRQIEVLMRRIDPAASWHERANWMIDVAEWLRHRPAVSLLDRQAWHQVRRQRLAIMLDWLDQHRDVRRTVQNALQKTLREASGPELFSTTGLPHEPGFFGELSERLARLILPRHLSPTDLSSLFTAMFPDPDDAAWLLELDNELLQRLWKLMADDGISHMYWQQIEEAITYLTTTVVADGISPAFRQRLEPKMPMRATPFLALRREMEAWLRAQPGDLGALRSVRMLVAVCHAQTDRIYAHLDEYGVSVSLVYRVERMRAHLQRIGRLIDVRSGVPGPVISPAVPGMAARPAALAGAGRMQLLLCDLISAHHHRDSVRGLMRRSFALLARKMVERNADHREQAIARDGAGYRRVMRAGLLGGAVIAATALVKQSLSTLGVVHFVDGALASLNYAASFLLIAALGGVLATRQPAVTAPALAARMGDLDAEGMRDLIGESGQLLRSQSAGIFGNLLGVIPVTAALCALGWFALGGKPMPPDAARHAIAALSLVGPTPLYAALTGVLLWLASLAAGFADNWFALRRVREVVSNHRRLVHGLGALRAQRCAAWLERNVATIAGSVALALLLGMAPVVAAFFSLPLDVRHVTLAAGTLTAAVFSLGWESLLTPAFWLAAGGVAVTALLSVAVAFACALALALRSRDLPRRARNIAMRAVLRRFVARPLFFILPQKNNAAVQDASGDDEDDDDEGEGGPPQRDPQPRLASVERGQDMHVQATRHVA; this is encoded by the coding sequence ATGAAATTTCTTTTCTTCAAGATGCTGGTGGTGTGGAGACGAATGCGTCACGGCATGCAGGCGCGTTACATGGACCGTCATGATGTGGGCCGGCAGATCGAGGTCTTGATGCGCCGCATCGATCCCGCTGCCAGCTGGCACGAGCGGGCCAACTGGATGATCGACGTGGCCGAGTGGCTGCGTCACCGGCCGGCGGTGTCGCTGCTGGACCGCCAGGCCTGGCACCAGGTGCGGCGCCAGCGGCTGGCCATCATGCTGGACTGGCTGGACCAGCACCGCGACGTGCGCCGCACGGTCCAGAACGCGCTGCAAAAGACCCTGCGCGAAGCCAGCGGTCCCGAACTCTTTTCCACCACCGGCCTGCCGCATGAACCCGGCTTTTTCGGCGAACTCTCCGAACGTCTGGCGCGGCTGATCCTGCCGCGCCACCTGTCGCCGACCGACCTGTCTTCGCTCTTTACGGCGATGTTCCCCGACCCGGACGATGCCGCCTGGCTGCTCGAACTGGACAATGAATTGCTGCAGCGCCTGTGGAAGCTGATGGCCGACGACGGCATCTCGCACATGTACTGGCAGCAGATCGAGGAGGCCATCACCTATCTCACCACCACCGTGGTGGCCGATGGCATCAGCCCGGCCTTCCGCCAGCGGCTGGAACCCAAGATGCCGATGCGCGCCACGCCTTTCCTGGCGCTGCGGCGCGAGATGGAGGCCTGGCTGCGCGCGCAGCCGGGCGATCTGGGCGCCCTGCGCAGTGTGCGCATGCTGGTGGCGGTGTGCCATGCGCAGACTGATCGTATCTATGCGCATCTGGATGAGTATGGCGTGTCGGTCAGCCTGGTCTATCGCGTCGAACGCATGCGCGCGCATCTGCAGCGCATCGGGCGTCTGATCGACGTGCGCTCCGGCGTGCCGGGGCCGGTCATCAGTCCGGCCGTACCGGGCATGGCAGCCAGGCCGGCGGCGCTGGCCGGGGCGGGGCGCATGCAGTTGCTGCTGTGCGACCTGATCTCGGCGCACCATCATCGCGATTCGGTGCGCGGCCTGATGCGGCGCAGCTTTGCCCTGCTGGCGCGCAAGATGGTGGAGCGCAATGCCGACCACCGTGAACAGGCCATCGCCCGCGACGGTGCCGGTTATCGCCGGGTGATGCGGGCCGGTCTGCTGGGCGGAGCGGTCATCGCCGCCACGGCGCTGGTCAAGCAGAGCCTGTCCACGCTGGGCGTGGTGCACTTCGTCGATGGCGCGCTGGCCTCGCTCAACTATGCCGCCAGTTTCCTGCTCATTGCCGCGCTGGGCGGTGTGCTGGCCACACGCCAGCCCGCCGTGACTGCGCCCGCGTTGGCTGCGCGCATGGGCGACCTGGATGCCGAAGGCATGCGCGACCTCATCGGCGAGTCCGGACAATTGCTGCGCTCGCAGTCGGCCGGCATCTTTGGCAACCTGCTGGGGGTGATCCCGGTCACGGCCGCTCTGTGCGCGCTGGGCTGGTTTGCGCTGGGTGGCAAGCCCATGCCGCCCGATGCGGCGCGCCATGCCATCGCCGCGCTCTCGCTGGTGGGCCCCACGCCCCTGTATGCCGCGCTGACCGGTGTGCTGCTGTGGCTGGCCAGTCTGGCGGCGGGTTTTGCCGACAACTGGTTCGCCCTGCGCCGGGTGCGCGAAGTGGTCTCCAATCACCGCCGCCTGGTGCATGGCCTGGGCGCCTTGCGCGCCCAGCGTTGCGCTGCCTGGCTGGAGCGCAATGTCGCCACCATCGCCGGCAGCGTGGCGCTGGCCTTGCTGCTGGGCATGGCGCCGGTGGTGGCGGCCTTCTTCAGCCTGCCGCTGGATGTGCGCCATGTCACGCTGGCGGCGGGCACCCTGACTGCGGCCGTCTTCAGCCTGGGCTGGGAGAGCCTGCTGACGCCGGCCTTCTGGCTGGCTGCAGGCGGTGTCGCCGTCACCGCGCTGCTGTCGGTGGCGGTGGCCTTCGCCTGTGCCCTGGCGCTGGCGCTGCGCTCGCGCGACCTCCCGCGCCGCGCCCGCAATATCGCCATGCGTGCGGTGTTGCGCCGTTTCGTCGCACGGCCCTTGTTCTTCATCTTGCCGCAAAAAAACAATGCGGCGGTGCAGGATGCGTCCGGCGACGACGAGGACGACGATGATGAGGGTGAAGGTGGCCCGCCCCAGCGTGACCCGCAACCGCGCCTGGCTTCAGTTGAGCGCGGGCAAGATATGCATGTTCAGGCGACGCGGCATGTCGCCTAG
- the phaZ gene encoding polyhydroxyalkanoate depolymerase has product MLYQLHELNRAFLNPMMQWAETSAKLFSDPVSPLAHTPFSQRIAAGYELLYRLSKEYEKPPFNIGEVPVDGKPVGIIEEVVETKPFCRLIHFKKDLSARQSAALKQPTVLVVAPLSGHHSTLLRETVRALLQEHDVFITDWTDARMVPVEAGDFHLHDYVYYVQDFIRTLGPDVHVISVCQPTVPVLAAISLMASANDPKLPKSMTMMGGPIDARKSPTAVNDLATEKPYSWFENTVIYSVPANYPGFGRKVYPGFLQHAGFVAMNPRRHAQSHWDFYMHLRNGDDASAEEHRKFYDEYNAVLDMPAEFYLETIKVVFQDFNLARGTWEIEGKLVRPQDIKSVALFTIEGELDDISGSGQTQAAQELCSSIPKSRKQHFTVPKAGHYGIFSGRRWREIVCPKIGEFIRANA; this is encoded by the coding sequence ATGCTTTATCAACTGCATGAACTCAATCGCGCGTTCCTGAACCCCATGATGCAATGGGCCGAAACCTCGGCCAAACTGTTCTCGGACCCGGTCTCCCCGCTCGCCCACACGCCTTTCTCGCAACGCATCGCCGCCGGCTATGAGCTGCTGTATCGCCTCTCCAAGGAATACGAAAAGCCGCCCTTCAACATCGGCGAAGTCCCGGTTGACGGCAAGCCGGTCGGCATCATTGAAGAAGTGGTCGAGACCAAGCCCTTCTGTCGCCTGATCCATTTCAAGAAAGACCTGTCGGCCCGCCAGAGCGCAGCCTTGAAGCAGCCCACCGTGCTGGTGGTGGCGCCCCTGTCCGGCCACCACTCCACCCTGCTGCGCGAGACCGTAAGGGCGCTGCTGCAGGAACATGACGTTTTCATCACCGACTGGACCGATGCGCGCATGGTTCCGGTCGAGGCGGGTGACTTCCACCTGCACGATTATGTCTATTACGTGCAGGACTTCATCCGCACCCTGGGCCCGGACGTGCACGTCATTTCCGTCTGCCAGCCCACCGTACCGGTGCTGGCGGCCATTTCGCTCATGGCCAGCGCCAACGATCCCAAGCTGCCCAAGAGCATGACCATGATGGGCGGCCCCATCGATGCCCGCAAGTCGCCCACGGCGGTCAATGACCTGGCCACCGAAAAGCCCTATTCCTGGTTCGAGAACACGGTGATCTATAGCGTGCCGGCCAACTACCCCGGTTTCGGCCGCAAGGTCTATCCGGGCTTCCTGCAGCATGCCGGCTTCGTGGCCATGAACCCGCGCCGCCATGCCCAGAGCCACTGGGACTTCTACATGCACCTGCGCAACGGCGACGATGCCTCCGCCGAAGAACACCGCAAGTTCTACGACGAGTACAACGCCGTGCTGGACATGCCCGCCGAGTTCTATCTGGAGACCATCAAGGTGGTCTTCCAGGACTTCAACCTGGCCCGTGGCACCTGGGAAATCGAAGGCAAGCTGGTGCGTCCGCAGGACATCAAGTCGGTCGCCCTGTTCACCATCGAAGGTGAGCTGGACGACATCTCCGGTTCCGGCCAGACCCAGGCGGCACAGGAACTGTGCAGCAGCATCCCGAAATCGCGCAAGCAGCACTTCACCGTGCCCAAGGCGGGCCACTACGGCATCTTCTCGGGCCGCCGCTGGCGCGAGATCGTCTGCCCCAAGATTGGCGAATTCATCCGCGCCAACGCGTAA